Proteins co-encoded in one Sulfuricaulis limicola genomic window:
- a CDS encoding ABC transporter ATP-binding protein: MSHNTLVEIRNLSRFYGALQAVRDVSFTIRQGEVLGFLGPNGAGKTTTMQIISGNLAPSGGSVTIAGHDLLEDPRAAKSQIGYLPEQPPLYRELTVDEYLDYCAALNHVPRARRVQARDNAKERCGLHGVGRRLIGNLSKGFQQRVGIAQAIIHLPPVVILDEPTVGLDPIQIREIRALIRELGKEHGVILSTHILPEVQATCDHVQIINKGELVLNESIEGLEHHMKSASLTVAFHRPPAQAALEKLPGVKSVRLEKEGRMHVFHEPEKNPTDDILRLAVDNNLGLYEIRPGRLSLEQIFLELTTGVADGIVNETPAIPAELAT; the protein is encoded by the coding sequence ATGAGCCATAACACGCTGGTCGAAATCAGGAATCTCTCGCGTTTCTACGGCGCGTTACAGGCGGTCAGGGACGTCAGCTTCACCATCCGGCAGGGCGAAGTGCTCGGCTTCCTCGGCCCCAACGGCGCCGGCAAAACCACGACGATGCAGATCATCAGCGGCAACCTCGCGCCCTCGGGCGGGAGCGTCACTATCGCCGGCCATGACCTGCTCGAAGACCCGCGCGCCGCCAAGAGCCAGATCGGCTACCTGCCGGAACAGCCGCCGCTGTACCGCGAGCTGACGGTGGATGAATACCTCGACTACTGCGCGGCGCTGAACCATGTGCCGCGCGCGCGGCGCGTGCAGGCACGCGACAACGCCAAGGAACGCTGCGGCCTGCACGGCGTCGGCCGGCGCCTGATTGGCAACCTGTCCAAGGGCTTCCAGCAGCGCGTCGGCATCGCGCAGGCGATCATCCATCTGCCGCCGGTGGTGATCCTGGATGAACCCACGGTCGGCCTCGACCCGATCCAGATCCGCGAGATCCGCGCGCTCATCCGCGAGCTGGGAAAAGAACATGGCGTGATCCTGTCCACGCATATCCTGCCTGAAGTGCAGGCCACCTGCGACCACGTGCAGATCATCAACAAGGGCGAGCTGGTATTGAACGAAAGCATCGAAGGGCTGGAGCACCACATGAAATCGGCCTCGCTCACCGTCGCCTTCCACCGCCCGCCGGCGCAGGCGGCCCTGGAAAAGCTGCCGGGGGTGAAGTCGGTGCGGCTGGAAAAAGAGGGGCGCATGCACGTGTTCCACGAGCCCGAAAAAAATCCGACGGATGACATTCTGCGCCTGGCGGTGGATAACAACCTGGGGCTCTATGAAATCCGCCCCGGACGGCTGTCGCTGGAGCAGATATTCCTGGAACTGACCACGGGCGTGGCGGACGGCATCGTAAATGAAACGCCCGCCATCCCGGCAGAGCTGGCGACATGA
- a CDS encoding CDP-6-deoxy-delta-3,4-glucoseen reductase, translating into MTFKIRIQSSGREFTAKENESVLAAALRQGVMLAYSCRNGACGTCKGKVLSGRVDYGTYETKAMSEAEREQGHALFCQAKPLSDLVIEAKEIAAARDIPIRIMPARVVKMEKLADDVMRLSLKLAEGQRLQYLAGQYIDILLSGNQRRSFSLSTSPLSDELLQLHIRHVPGGFFTGHVFTKMQEKDLLRFQGPFGMFFLREDNDRPAILIAGGTGFAPIKSILEYAFAKGATRPLHLYWGVRARRDLYLHDLSQAWAREHGNFRFTPVLSEPRPEDRWDGRRGWVHEAVAADYPDLSGYEVYASGPPPMIEALKAVVKKHGLPEDRLYYDSFEFAHLPAP; encoded by the coding sequence ATGACCTTCAAGATACGCATCCAGTCCAGCGGTCGTGAATTCACCGCTAAAGAAAATGAAAGCGTGCTCGCCGCGGCGCTGCGCCAGGGTGTGATGCTGGCCTACAGCTGTCGTAACGGCGCCTGCGGCACTTGCAAGGGCAAAGTCCTCTCGGGCCGGGTCGATTACGGGACGTATGAAACCAAGGCCATGAGCGAGGCGGAACGGGAACAGGGGCACGCCTTGTTCTGCCAGGCCAAGCCGCTGTCCGATCTGGTGATCGAGGCGAAAGAGATTGCCGCCGCCAGGGACATCCCCATCCGTATCATGCCAGCACGCGTTGTGAAAATGGAAAAGCTCGCGGACGACGTAATGCGGCTGTCGCTCAAGCTGGCCGAGGGCCAGCGCCTGCAATACCTCGCCGGGCAGTACATCGACATTCTCCTGAGCGGTAACCAGCGACGCAGCTTTTCGCTTTCGACCTCGCCGCTTTCGGATGAGTTGCTGCAATTACACATCCGTCACGTGCCGGGCGGTTTTTTCACCGGACACGTGTTCACCAAGATGCAGGAAAAAGACCTGCTGCGTTTTCAGGGCCCGTTCGGGATGTTTTTCCTGCGCGAGGACAACGATCGCCCGGCGATCCTGATCGCGGGTGGTACCGGTTTTGCGCCGATCAAGAGCATCCTGGAATATGCCTTCGCCAAGGGCGCCACGCGCCCGCTGCACCTGTACTGGGGCGTGCGCGCCAGACGCGATCTGTACCTGCACGACCTGTCGCAAGCCTGGGCCAGGGAACACGGCAATTTCAGATTCACACCGGTGCTGTCCGAGCCGCGGCCGGAGGACCGGTGGGACGGGCGCCGGGGCTGGGTGCACGAGGCGGTGGCGGCGGATTACCCGGATTTGAGCGGTTACGAGGTTTACGCCAGCGGCCCGCCGCCCATGATCGAGGCGCTCAAGGCCGTGGTGAAAAAACATGGCCTGCCCGAGGACCGCTTGTATTATGATTCTTTTGAGTTTGCTCACTTGCCGGCTCCGTAA